The DNA sequence CGTCCGGCCTCAGGCGCTGGTGAATGGCGCTGTAGAAGGCCGGGCGATCGGGCAAGGGGATGAAGTGGGCCACGAGCATCGCCGTCACTGCATCGAAGCCCTGCTCCGGGACATCCTCCACATAGCCGGCCACGAGCTCGCACCGATTGGCAAGTCCGGCTTCCTCCAGGCGCTTCCGCGCAACCTCCAGCATCTCTGCTGAAGGATCGACGCCCACGAAGGACCATCCGGGATGATCCTGCGCAAGCGACAGGATTTCCGCAGCCGTCCCCACACCCACGCAGAGCAAGCGCGCGTCGTCCGGAAGATCGGTCAGCACGAGGCCGGTGAGAAAATGCAGGCAGTCGGAAATCGGTTTGAGGCCGCTGTTCCGCTGATCGTAGGCCGCGGCCATGTCCCGATCGAAGAAGCGGGCGGGATCTCGGGGAGAAGGGCTCTCGGTCATGGATATATTATATCATTAGGTTCTGTCGGCCGCCTTCTCAACCGCTATTCGCCTCCCCTGCCTCCAATCCGGAAAGGGCGTCCATCGCTCGCTATCGGGCAGTTCGGCAAAGATGGCGTCCAGCATCTCGCCGGTCACGCCTGCCGCTTCGGCCGGTTGCCAGCTGGGCACGCCATCCTTGTCCACCAGCACGGCGCGCACGCCCTCAGCGAAGTCGGGCCGCAGCATCATGCGGGCGGCGAGGCGGTATTCCAGTTCCATCTCGGCGGCAAAGTCCGCCTTGGTCGCGCTCTCGGCAAATTGCCGCAGCGCGACCTTCGCCGTGGTCGGGCATTTCGCCCGCACCGCCTTCAGTTCCTTCGCGGCCCAGTCGGACGGATCGGCGGCCAGTGCGCTCTCGATCTCTTCCAGCGTCTCGCCAGTGAA is a window from the Altererythrobacter sp. B11 genome containing:
- a CDS encoding class I SAM-dependent methyltransferase gives rise to the protein MTESPSPRDPARFFDRDMAAAYDQRNSGLKPISDCLHFLTGLVLTDLPDDARLLCVGVGTAAEILSLAQDHPGWSFVGVDPSAEMLEVARKRLEEAGLANRCELVAGYVEDVPEQGFDAVTAMLVAHFIPLPDRPAFYSAIHQRLRPDGRFVSAEISCELDAPDFAAMLQDWGRVQARMGATEASLASLPDMLRNVLSVVSPGRTADLWNDAGFTPPVEFFQAFMIRGWHAQKRATPS